One window from the genome of Bubalus kerabau isolate K-KA32 ecotype Philippines breed swamp buffalo chromosome 17, PCC_UOA_SB_1v2, whole genome shotgun sequence encodes:
- the LOC129630769 gene encoding olfactory receptor 5-like: protein MERALYLGNVSGVQEFILLGLSARQGVRVVVFAVFLPLYLLTLLENALIVFLVCSHTELHKPMYFFLGNLSCLEMCYVSVTMPSLLAGLWTGPYHVPFPACLIQLFLFVSLISTKCTLLASMACDRYAAICRPLHYPLLMRPQVCLGLAGTSWLGGLLVSVAKTACIASLSYCGPNVLNHFFCDISPLLNLSCTHVALTELVDFLLAIVTFCGTLLVALASYSAIGVTVLRMPSAAARCKAFSTCASHLVVVGIFYSVALFMYSCPSRVKSTDLHKLLSVIYTVLTPACSPVVYCLRNREVHAALRRALHPRKGSSARTDISRS, encoded by the coding sequence ATGGAGAGGGCTCTGTACTTGGGCAATGTGTCCGGAGTGCAAGAGTTTATCCTGCTGGGTCTGTCTGCCAGGCAAGGCGTGAGGGTCGTGGTGTTTGCCGTCTTCCTGCCCCTCTACCTGCTCACCCTCCTGGAGAACGCCCTCATCGTCTTCCTCGTCTGCAGCCACACCGAGCTCCAcaagcccatgtacttcttcctgggcAACCTCAGCTGCCTGGAGATGTGCTACGTGTCAGTGACCATGCCCAGCCTGCTCGCGGGGCTGTGGACGGGACCCTACCATGTGCCCTTCCCAGCCTGCCTGATTCAGCTTTTTTTATTTGTCTCCCTCATTAGCACCAAGTGTACCCTCCTGGCCTCCATGGCCTGTGACCGCTACGCGGCCATCTGCCGCCCGCTGCACTACCCGCTGCTCATGCGGCCCCAGGTCTGCCTGGGCTTGGCCGGGACTTCgtggcttggtgggctgctggtCTCGGTGGCCAAGACAGCGTGCATCGCCAGCCTGTCCTACTGTGGCCCCAATGTCCTCaaccacttcttctgtgacatCTCCCCGCTGCTCAACCTGTCCTGCACCCACGTGGCCCTGACCGAGCTGGTGGACTTCCTCTTGGCCATCGTCACCTTCTGTGGGACGCTGCTGGTCGCCCTGGCCTCCTACTCGGCCATCGGGGTGACGGTGCTCCGCATGCCTTCGGCCGCCGCCCGGTGcaaggccttctccacctgcgCCTCCCACCTGGTGGTGGTGGGCATCTTCTACTCGGTGGCCCTCTTCATGTATTCCTGCCCCAGCCGCGTCAAGTCCACTGACCTCCACAAGCTGCTGTCGGTCATCTACACGGTGCTCACGCCCGCCTGCAGCCCGGTGGTCTACTGCCTGAGGAACAGGGAGGTCCACGCGGCCCTGCGGAGAGCCCTCCACCCCCGCAAGGGCTCCTCAGCGAGAACTGACATCTCCCGCTCCTGA
- the LOC129632265 gene encoding olfactory receptor 5-like, with product MERSLELGNMTRIQEFVLLGLSMSPETREILFAIFLTLYLLTLLENALIVFLVCSHTELHKPMYFFLGNLSCLEMCYVSMTMPSLLVGLWTGPYHVPFTACMTQLFFFISLICTECTLLASMACDRYAAICRPLHYLLLMRPQVCLGLAGTSWLGGLLVSVAKTACIASLSYCGPNVLNHFFCDISPLLNLSCTHVALTELVDFLSAIVILWGSLLVAIASYVAIGRAVLHMPSAAARCKAFSTCASHLVVVGIFYSATLFIYARPSRIGTMDLNKLLSVVYTVATPMCNPVIYCLRNREVQAAFHRTLHGS from the coding sequence ATGGAGAGGTCCCTGGAGTTGGGCAACATGACGAGGATCCAGGAATTCGTCTTGCTGGGCTTGTCCATGAGCCCAGAAACAAGGGAAATCCTGTTTGCCATCTTCCTGACCCTCTACCTGCTGACTCTCCTGGAGAACGCCCTCATCGTCTTCCTCGTCTGCAGCCACACCGAGCTCCAcaagcccatgtacttcttcctgggcAACCTCAGCTGCCTGGAGATGTGCTACGTGTCGATGACCATGCCCAGCCTGCTCGTGGGGCTGTGGACGGGACCCTACCATGTGCCCTTCACAGCCTGCATGACCCAACTCTTCTTCTTCATCTCCCTCATCTGCACAGAGTGCACCCTCCTGGCCTCCATGGCCTGTGACCGCTACGCGGCCATCTGCCGCCCGCTGCACTACCTGCTGCTCATGCGGCCCCAGGTCTGCCTGGGCTTGGCCGGGACTTCgtggcttggtgggctgctggtCTCGGTGGCCAAGACAGCGTGCATCGCCAGCCTGTCCTACTGTGGCCCCAATGTCCTCaaccacttcttctgtgacatCTCCCCGCTGCTCAACCTGTCCTGCACCCACGTGGCCCTGACTGAGCTGGTGGACTTCCTCTCCGCCATCGTCATCCTCTGGGGCTCCCTCCTGGTGGCCATAGCCTCCTATGTGGCCATTGGCAGGGCCGTGCTCCACATGCCATCAGCAGCTGCCCGGTGcaaggccttctccacctgcgCCTCCCACCTGGTGGTGGTGGGCATCTTCTACTCGGCCACCCTCTTCATCTATGCTCGCCCCAGCCGCATAGGGACCATGGACCTCAACAAGCTGCTGTCGGTCGTCTACACGGTGGCCACGCCCATGTGCAATCCGGTCATCTACTGCCTGCGGAACAGGGAGGTCCAGGCAGCTTTCCATAGAACTCTACATGGGTCCTGA